The genomic stretch GCTGCGCCATTCCAAACTTACAAGCCTTGCAGGATTACACACTGCATGCTTGCCCCCCATCATCTCCTCTTCCTCTACCAAACTCctagcagcagccagcagctaCAGCCACCACCAATCCACCATTCATTCAGAGGCTCACATGTCAACAGTGCCGCCCCTCGCCGCCGGCCACTCTACCTCGATCTGCCGCCCCACACCGCCCACCCATACATTGTACAGTACTCCAGTAGGGTACTATACCTGCCACGACAGGTCAATGAGTAGGAGTACACAGTAAAAACTTACGTTATTATCCTCCTCGTGGTTTCTCTCTCGGCTTACCAACGTTGCATTATCACTTCATTACTTGCTTCTTGCTAGAGTGCGTGTTTAGTATTTTATATGACAAAGAGAACATACGAGTACATAAGCCAGATGACAAACATGTATACAAAAACAGACGAAGCCATGGGCGTGTGCCTAGCAACAACAAGATTATTTGAATGACATGAACATGATGATGTGGCAATTTGAAACTGGGAAGAAACATTTTTTTTCCCCTGGCCAGGCAAAAGCTGCCATGAAATCATGGAGATTCCCCAAAACAAGACAAGGGGGGAAATGCAAGCATATGTAACGATCACCGAGGCAAGGCCAAAAGCAAAGGAAGAACCTTGCTCCGTCCTTCTACGTGTGCAATCATGCTGTACATGGAAAAAAAAACTAGCTAGGAGTACTAGGAGTACAATGCCTTGCCTTTTGCAAGACCACACAAGTACTAGGAGTACTCTACTTCTGTACATTTCTTGTGTGTGATGATAGGTGAATAAGACTCTCTTCGAAACAAACAAATGCATCATTTGAAAGAGTGCCCAAAAGGCTTGCATACACTACCAATAGAGTAGTAGTAGGAGTAGAAGCTTTCACTGATTTGTATGCATGCAGCAGCATAGCCTTATTTACAAAGTCTAGTAGTTTTACCTCTCTTGGGCACAAGATTTACAAGCATGGGCCTGGGATTAAATTTGGTGCTAATTAAGTAAGATTATTGGATGGGTGGATCTTAGCTTGCTTGCTTCAGGGAAAAAAAGTGTAATATATCTAGTGCACTACAgttaactaatacaatgcccATTCCTTTTCACCTACGATAATATATTTTAATACTATTCAACGGGATGCTTTTTTCTGTGCCGTGAGGACATAGACATACTCTCATGGACGTATCAATGGAGCAGAGATGTGTCTGTAGCATATTCTTGTTAACAATGCATGAGACTAGCTAGCAACTTTATATGCTGTCAAGGTGTCCAATGTCTCAGCTACAACTAATGCAGTTATGGAGCACAAAACTAAAACTGTGGAGAAttgttttttctcttttcataaaaaaataattgGTTTTCTGGCATTCTGCAGAAGGAATGTACTACTGTCAGTGTTGTCtgtgtatataaaaataaaataatataagcCAGCTGAATCTAGGCGTCTTAATTAATATAAGCTTGTGTAATCAAAGGTTAAGTTGTCATTCCATCTGTTTATAAAAAAAGCAATATTACACCCAACTAACACTGGTGACCACTTACAGTTAGTACATGCACAAACTACATATCTGATGGTACATATAACTCCATATCTAATGTGACTGATAGTTCTTTCGTTTGAATTCTTTTCCGAATAAGTAGTGCAATTTTTATGATTTTAGTTAAACATAACATAAATAGCGGACAAAATTATATCCAAgaaaatgtgacataaatattgATATCTAAAACATCACAGGCCGATTAGGAAATTCAACAAACATCGTTCCAACTAAAGAATGGAGTTTATTTGTCAATTCACATTGATATGTCTGTGAGTAGTTATTAGGATACTCGTGCATATCCAAACTTAAGAATACTTAATTCCTAATTtcttaaaaagaaaaactgCAGCTGTTAATATCATATTTTCTTGGTTAATTTAACTTATACGGCCCATAACGGTTCAATTTCATGCGAAACTTCAAATCATTTCAAATCATTTCAAATGACACTTCAAACGTAGAGGGAACTTGAACATCAGGTACGCATAGCATATCATGAGAGAGCTATATCCAGTAACAGTGAATTTGCATACGTAATAGAGCTTCTCGTACAAACTACAAAGCTTACCGACTAACTGACTAAGTAGCTACATACTGAATGCAAATAGATATATTCTGGCTAAGAACATGAATCGTTGActatatatgatatatatatataatagcaAAAACATTTGCAAGTTCTCCATATATATATTGCACCTTGATTAAAGTTTATATATAAGAATTGAAATGCCCATACCCCCCAAATGAACATCGTATCAAAGTAAGTGCCAAGCAAAAAAGTGAACTGGATTCGATCGATGATCCGACTTACCCAATATGATCGAGCAAAGTCCTTGCATGCGTACGTGCTGCAGCTCATTCAGGATATGGCGAGCGAGCGAGCTATGGGATCGTATATATTGTACTGACGATGATGTCTAGACATGCCACTGCTTGCTgctctggtggtggtggtggtggtgccctTGCTCGTACGCGGCCGACGAGGCCGACGACATGCAGGGGTCGAAGCCGGCCATGCTGAGTATGTCGCCGTGGGAGAAGGCTCTCAGCCCCAAGAAGTCCCTGGTGAGGCCTTCGTTGCCGCCTCCGGTGGCGGCATTGCCGCCGTTGCCGGCGTCGCGATGATCAGGCCTGGTGGTCCTCTCCTCCGCTCCAAAGTGATGAGGTGCCCCGAAGCCGAGGGCACCAGCGCCAGTGCCAGGCACGTTGCTTGCAGCTGCCGCGTTGGCAGCGCCAGTGCCAGcattggtggtggtggtggtgctgtgGGTGCTCGCCATCTGTCCCTGGTTCGACGGCCGGCTCAGCGTTGCACCCATCTGCGCGGCCTTCTGCAGCAGCGCGGTGGCAGACATGTGCGCCGAGGCCGCCCCTCCACCAGCGGCGGACGGCGAGGAGAACCCGACGAAGCCGCTGAGGCCCGCCGTGCTCTCATGCGTGGAGCTCCCCATGTAGTCCTGCTGGTCTAGCGGCCTCGCTGATCCGAACACGGCCGAGTTGCCTGCGCCGGGAAGCTCCAGCTCCTGCTGACGATGCGCCGTGAGCCACGACGACGGGGcgaactgctgctgctgctgctgttccctCTTGAGGCACAGCTCTTGCAAGGACATGCCGTGCCCGCCGCCTAGAGTCTGCGACGGGTCCAGCACGCCCGGCGGCAGGTGCAACCCCGCGCTGCCGTCGCCCCCGCCACCGCCGGCCTGAGAGAAGAGCATCCCCGGGTGATGCTGCTGGCCCGCgacgaccgccgccgccgcggtcacCGCCCTCGCGCTCTCCTCCGCGAGCGCGTCGCAGAAGGCCCTGTGCGTGATGAAGCTGTCCCTCCTGCACGCGACGCCGACCATGCCGCACATGGATCATTTCATTAATTGCAAGTGCAAGCACCGTAAAGGCAGGAGAGACCATGGCCATGGGGAATTAAGGGGAAGGGAAACCTTGAGAAGAGGGTGCCGCAGTCGCATCGGTACTCGCGCGTGCCGCACACCTTGGAGTGCGCCTTCCAGTCGGAGTGGACGGCGTAGCGCTTGGCGCAGCGGTCGCACTTCCACTTCTTCTCGCCGTGCTTGCGGCTGAAGTGCTTCTTGATGCCGGTGAGGTCGCCGAGGGCGCGCGCCGGGTCGTGGTGCACGCAGCCGGGCTCCGGGCACACGTACACCTTCTTGCGCACAACCTCCTTGGGGTTGCGCTGCTTGAGCTTCCAGGGGAGGTTGTGGCCGCGCCGGTGCAGCTGCAGGTTCTGGTCACGCTGGAACCCCTTGCCGCACACCTCGCACACGTAGCGGTTCGTCGCCATAAGCGTCCGCGGCGACAGCGCGATGACCTCCGCGTCCGGGTCTGCGCGGCGGCGCCGAATCCGGCCGATGGAGAGAGAGACAACGAATTAATTCAGGTGAGCACAGTCGTCGATCCATCACATGCATGCATCGATCGAGAGGGAAACCATGGTATGGTAGGTGCATGAATTACTGCATGAATCGATAGATATAGATCGGGATATATAGGGCGCGGCTGACCTGGATTCCCCGGGAGGCTGCGTTTCTTCTTGGCGGGAGGCGGGGCGGGGTGGGACGAGACGCTGGCCTGGTCGCCGGAGGCGGAGGTCAGGTTAGACATGttctcgtcggcggcggcggccagctGCAGCTGCTGGTGGTGCTGGTGCTGCTGAATTGCTGCCAGATCCTTGAGCATCATCTCCCCGATCGATCGATAAGCAGATATATCTCCAGCTGCTTCTTGCGCTTGCTCCTTCCTGATGCTTGCTCACCTCTACCACCAGCTAAGCAAGCTTAGCTGCTTGCTTCTGCGGATGGGATGACgatgggtggtggtggtggtggatcagGATCAGATCAGCTTGCGTTGCGCGGCCGCATGCAACCCTGCTTGGGGTGTCAGAATTGAAGCGGAACAGGCAGCAGCATAGGACGCGAGATCTCACGGGCGGGCGGCTTTGGGCGACCCGATcatgtgcagtgcagtgcagtggtgcgtggtggtggtggtggtggtacttgcAGTTGCACCCCAGATCAGCTAGTGCCTGTCCTGCTCCAGCAGCAGTGGGGACTCTGCCGGACTGGGGACGACGGACGGAAGGACACCTAGGCAGGCAGCAGCTAAGCTAAGCTAAGCTATCCTCTCCTCTCCTTGAATCTCGAGGGGGCGACTTGCTGGTACGTCGTGCTATGCTAGTACCACCGCGGCGCCGTGGAATTAACTGGCTCCGTCCATGGCATGGAGGGGGAGAGAAGTGGACCGGAGCTCGTCGATCACCCGCTGCCTCAGCTGGTTAAGCTGGCCGATCGATCAGAGACTGGAGGAAGAAGACGATGGAACCTCTGCTGCGAGGTGCGTGCTAGGGTTGATAGCTAGCTAGTTGGAGGCTTTTAGAGAGAGTCCAGGCCAGGTGGGGAGAGGGAGGAGAAACGAaggcaagagagagagaggagggaagGAGCGAGGAGGATGAGGGGGGAAGCACAAGGCAAAAAGCTATCGTGCAATCGTCCACCCGATCGATACCCGCAATCACACTGGTCTGGCGTTGGGTACACTCGCTCACTCGTCACTGCCCTCAGCTCAGCACACACGGGGAGCGGGGCTTTGTGTCTTTTCCTCTGGCCTTCTTTGCTCCCTCTCCTCCCTCTGTACCTCAGctgagctgagctgatgcatgcACTGGCCTCGAGAAATCCCTTGTACTACCTTCTGTTGTTAGCGTTCTAATCCCATTCCATGTCCTTCCAATAGATTACGATTCTGTAGATTGTTCAGAGGGTTTTAAATTAGAGCACTACGCGCACCACCTGCACTGCACCGTGCGCTTGTACACTGCAACAGTACTAGCTAGCACTACTTTTGTGAGGGGCCGTTTCCCGTTTGTTATGGCTCTAGGGGAGAGCTTTTCAGGTCCTTCAACCGAACGGCAGTGTAGAAACCGGCTTCAACGACAAAGGCCATGGGAGGTGGAGTTAGGATTTATGGCTTCATGTGGCTTCTCCGTGGCACCGCCCACATGGATATAGAGCCAACCTCACATTCACATTGTTATGGAAACTCGTTAATCGTGGGATCCAACCGTCATCTTCCCTCTAGCacgggcaaaaaaaaaagaagtgctAGGGTTTGGATGAATCCCTTGCGGTAGCTAGCGCATGGTAGGGGGGTCACGAAGACTGGGACCTCCTATTGTGGAAGTGAGGACGAGTGCTTCGACCTTGGATAAGGTGTGGTCTGGCTATGGCTGTCAGTCTTCTTCAGTGATCGCGTCCTTGATAAATTTGCTCCCGCAGCAAACAACGTGTGAGTGGTCTCGGCAGCGCATCGGGCGATAGCTAGACTCTCTTGGCCCCCGTCCCAGGCGCAAGTTCGGACTACAATGTCGATGGATTACCTGACTCGTTTCAGGGTGTGGCCTCTGTGATGAGGATGGGGTTCTTGATATCCTATTAGGTGGAGATAACTATTGTTTTGGTGGAGATGCAACACACCAGTTCAGCTTTATTTAGATCAAAAGACTCGAACCCAACAACCTTAGCATCatgtctactttagctatcaacCGCGCCACAATCTGATTGACCTGACCGAGAGGCCAATCCCTACTTGCAAAACAAAGAATACAAGAAAGAACTCGAATAACGCTACTCAATTGAAAGTGACAATTGTAGATGTATTATTAAACACTCAAAGTAGGGGTTACAACAATGGTGGTGGTAGTGAGTCGAATGAAGAAGATGAGGCCAACAATGATGGTGGTAGTGAGCCGAATGACTTGACACCAACAAGTGCGAGAGAAAAGGAGGTaaagtgcaagataatacaaacgaGGAAAAAACCAACAGAGTAGTGGAGGTTAGTGGTTCCATGAATGACAAATGGAAAGACTTTTCAAGATGAATGAAAGAGCAACTGCATCTTATGAGTCCATTGCAAGAATGGAGAGAGCAAATCTGGATGTTCTATCCATGAAGTAATGGCATTGTTGAAGGAATATGATGCTATGCCCAGACCAGTGAGCATTTTATTGCATCTATAGTTTTCACCAAGAGATCTGAATAGGGAATGTTTGTGTCATTTAGACACTCATGAGGATAGCTTTTGTGTTGCGGAAAAACATGAGTGGATAACTAGAAATGATGTGTCTATGTAGATCCTTTGCAGATTGAACCGTTGTATCGATCTTGTGAAAtttaatttctttattcttttgtGAGACAAAATTTATTTGTTCAAGCAATAAGACTTAATTAATTTGTTCCTGTATGAGACAATTTATTTGGTCTTGTATGACCATTATAATAAGACATGCTTGTGTGTCTATTACTTGTGACTTATTGATGTGTGTGTCAATTTGTGTGGTCAACAGATTTGATTCTTCATATAATGAGATGGATGACAGTGGAAGTGATGATAAAGAATGCAAAACAAAGGGTTTCAACCTGATCTGGTCTACTTGGAACAATATTATTGGTAGTGCTCTTATTGACACCAAGTATTATTTGACATACCTTGACAAGATTGATGCTAGAACAATAGGACCAAATAGGTAAGGTTGGTTGATACTTGATGGAAACTTTGAACACTCCAAGAGGAATTCATAAGATGTTGAAAATGAATGCTTCAACATTTACAACTTGTGTTGTTGGATTTGTTAATGAGTCCTTATGGTCTCAAAGGAGATGTTCATATGAAGTCTATGGAAGCACTTGCTATGTTCCTTGTTGCATGTGGACATGGATGGTGAAATATTGCTATGCAATATATCTTCAAGCATTCTAGAGAGACAAACTGGCAGAAAAATAAAGAAATATTGGATTTATGTACGTGCCAACACGTGTGAGCACTATGTAAGGCCAatatgaagggtcgagatggcggactagagggggggtgaatagtcctttctaaaacttaacgcaccggctaaccgaaataaatgcggaattaaaactatcggtctagtcaagactacacccctctatctaagttctctagcaccttgaaaagatcctaaacaagcaagcaaggtgctaccttagcaagagctcacctaaacaattctaggagcaaggtcacacaaacctatgcaactagtactttgtaaaccgggggagctcctacacaaactagtgaggcaaagcgcaccaagcctaagctcactagcaagctcaataacaaggcaaccaatgccaaattagagagcgcaaattacttagctacacaaactaagcaatgtgactaacaaggttacacaaaccaaattagtcacgcaagggaactacttctagctacacaagcaagaaggtaactagcaagctacacaagctaactaattacaagagcaactacacaagcacaagtatatgaatgtaagaacaagcttgtgttagagacttgcaaaccaacgggaagaacaaagttgacacgatgattttctcccgaggttcacttggttgccaccaagctacgtccccgttgagacaagctccaaggttgccgccggtcctcttgctagtggtgacccgcaagtcacgctctcccacgtggagtgcttaccacaagctctagcacttgacccggccgaaccacttgtcgctcttcacgtctcgctcaactagagttgctcttcgcgatccccgcggggtgagcaccgtacccctcacaatctcttctccggagcaccgcacaatctccttgcgtgcttcgacggagtcacaagccaccaagccatctaggaggtggcaacctccaagagtaacaagcaccaccggcttgcaacacgaacacctagtgccactcgatgcaatctctcaatgcaacgcactagaaacgctcattcacacaatcggatgatcactatcaagtatatgtgagttagaggctccactagcactccccaagcatggacactaagtcccaagggtgctcagcaccggccaaggccggccaccacttctatttatggccccaagggctaaactagccgttgccccttcactgggcaaaacacgtgggcaccggacgctcacagggagccaccgaacGCTCCacacctagcgtccggtgctcagctgaccgccacgtgtcactagccgtttgaactcgaccgttgccgccaacggctactgcgcacgcgcgcctgcacaacaccaccggacgctctgcaagtccacaccggacggtccggtgctccccggactcgtgcgcagagagggttgcaaaaactcctcacaccggacgctgagcaccggactcactccggtgcgtccggtgcacacctgcgccacagacaccacaccggacgctctggaccagcgtccggtgctgccagcaccagcgtccggtgagtgtttctcagcgagaaacactcccgcgacttctccaaacttcccaccggcgcaatagaaaatatacacttatttttctcaaaagcgccgaatcccgcctcgcaagctcggcgggagggagagaggaacccacacccctctcaaccctaggaacaccacctcctttgtaaagtgtgctaacaccaacaagtgtacaccaccatgtgcaagtgtgttagcatttgcacaaacattttctcaaggagttagcctctcaacttgccacgccactcgatcctaacacgtatgcaaagttagatcgctcaagtggcactagatgaccgatatgcaaacgagtttgcccctcttgatagtacggccatctatcctaaatccggtcataaacttctctacacacctatgaccggtggaatggaaatgccctaggttatacctttgccttgcgctttccattccatctcctccaatgttgatgcaacacatgcaccaaccaatcaccaaatgatatgatccacttcatatcatcacgtgaccgtattggttcatcgatcttgacctcacttgctcttcaccgttgcctcggtccatcggcgccaagtcttgcttcaagcttcaccgtcacacgcggtccctcgcttcaaagcctctgacttgcccttcactcttgcaaccggtccatcaagccaagcctcatcttgatcttctccaccttggtcacatgactccatgtcatgtctcatatgcaatgagctcctccatcatatcatcacctgtggactaatctcctgtgtatctcacataaacactattagtccacctaagttgtcactcaattaccaaaaccaaacaaggacctttcacaatAGATCCTAATTTCTCTCTGACACACTATAGTATTTCTAATGATCAGAGTATGGTGCCATTTTTAAAGATTTCATGGGTGTACTGGATGGTACTCGGTTACTCACATTGTTGTGACACCATCTTCATGTGATCTTGTTAGATACATCGGTAGAAATGACAAAGCGTCAAAAATATTTCTGCTATGGTTGATTTTGACCTACAATTAACATATGAATCTATTGGACAACTTACGGCTATGCATGACACAAGTGTACTCTTTCATGCATTAACTAGGATCATGACAAAATTCCCCACCCACCTCGTGGTATGAATGCCTAGTACATTGTTGAAAAAACATTTGTAAGGGCAGTGTGTACTAATATGTTTACTTTTCAATTTGTGTGCTTAGGTATATTCTATCATGTTGATATTGAATACCCAAATTTCCCTAGTTACTTGGAGCCATACAAGGATAAAggtgtcatatatatatttcaaattAAGGATGGGTCCTACTCCAAGTGGTGAACAATAGATTTTTAATTTTTTGCATCAAGCATTCGTAGTGTGGTCGAACATAGATTTGGCATGTGGAAAAAAAGAAATTGGATAATCCTTCTCAAGATGTCGAGTTATGTCTCCGCAACTATATTTGTGAGAATCACACACTAGATAAAGATCGTTGTAAGTGCGATTAGAATCCCAACTATGTGCAACCATACCTTTTAGGTATGCAAGACATCTTCCATCAATTGTGTCCGATACATCAACTCCATTATCTAATGATCGACAAATGGATAAATTATGTGATGACATTGCAAGGGCAACCTTTTTTCTAGATGATCATGTATGTTCGGATGTATGGTTGAATGATGT from Sorghum bicolor cultivar BTx623 chromosome 3, Sorghum_bicolor_NCBIv3, whole genome shotgun sequence encodes the following:
- the LOC8082835 gene encoding protein indeterminate-domain 7 — protein: MMLKDLAAIQQHQHHQQLQLAAAADENMSNLTSASGDQASVSSHPAPPPAKKKRSLPGNPDPDAEVIALSPRTLMATNRYVCEVCGKGFQRDQNLQLHRRGHNLPWKLKQRNPKEVVRKKVYVCPEPGCVHHDPARALGDLTGIKKHFSRKHGEKKWKCDRCAKRYAVHSDWKAHSKVCGTREYRCDCGTLFSRRDSFITHRAFCDALAEESARAVTAAAAVVAGQQHHPGMLFSQAGGGGGDGSAGLHLPPGVLDPSQTLGGGHGMSLQELCLKREQQQQQQFAPSSWLTAHRQQELELPGAGNSAVFGSARPLDQQDYMGSSTHESTAGLSGFVGFSSPSAAGGGAASAHMSATALLQKAAQMGATLSRPSNQGQMASTHSTTTTTNAGTGAANAAAASNVPGTGAGALGFGAPHHFGAEERTTRPDHRDAGNGGNAATGGGNEGLTRDFLGLRAFSHGDILSMAGFDPCMSSASSAAYEQGHHHHHHQSSKQWHV